The window GCAGATCAAGCTCGACGACAAGGTTGTGGCGAACTACCTCTACACGCCGCTGGAAGTGCAGGCCCTGCACCGCGGTGGCGTGCAGCGTGTCTACCTCGGCAACCTGCGCACCGGCGAGCACGAGCTGGTGGCCTTCTTCACCGGCAAGGGGCCGCACGAGCGCGACTACAAGCGCGGCGCGACCGTGAAGTTCGAGAAGGGCACCGACCCGAAGTACATCGAGCTGCGCATCAACGACTCCACCGGCAAGCTGCAGCCGGAGTTCGACGTCAAAGTCTGGCAGTGAGGCGCATGGGTTCGAGGTCCTTCCTGTCGCGCGCAACGAAGCGGCTCCTTGCCACGGCCGCATTCGCGGCGCTGTTGCCGGCCGGCGGCGCGCTGGCGGCCGAGCCCCAGCCGCAGCGGGTGATCAAGGACCCGCACTACGGCGACACGCTGTTCCACTTCTTCCAGGACCACTACTTCACGTCGATCACCACGCTGATGACCTCGCAGCACTTCGACCGCGTGCCCGCGCACGCCGACGATGCCGAAGTGCTGCGCGGCGGGCTGCTGCTGTCCTACGGCCTGCACCGCGAGGCCGGTGAGATCTTCGCGCAGCTGATCGAGAAGGGTGCGTCGCCGGCGGTGCGCGATCGTGCCTGGTACTACCTGGCCAAGATCCGCTACCAGCGCGGCTTCCTCGCCGAGGCCGAGCAGGCCATCGACCGGGTCGAGAACCACCTGCCACCGGCGCTGGAAGACGACCGCGGCCTGCTCAAGGCCAACCTGCTGATGGCGCGTGGCGACCACGCCGGCGCCGCCGCCGTGCTGAACGGCATGGCCAAGCGCCCCGGCGCCGGCCAGTACGCGCGCTTCAATCTCGGCGTAGCGCTGGTGCGCAGCGGCGATACCGCAGGCGGCAGCGCGCTGCTCGACGAGATCGGCCGTGCGCCGCAGCCGGACGAGGAGTTCCGGACGCTGCGCGACAAGGCCAACGTGGCGCTCGGCTTCGCTGCGCTGCAGGACGAGCGGGCCGAGGCGGCGCGCGGCTACCTGGAGCGCGTGCGGCTGGAGAGCCTGCACGCCAACAAGGCTCTGCTCGGCTTCGGCTGGGCGGCCGCGGCGCTCAAGCAGCCGGCCAAGGCCCTGGTGCCGTGGACCGAACTGGCGCAGCGCGACGGCAGTGACGCGGCGGTGCTCGAGGGCCGCATTGCCTTGCCCTATGCGTATGCCGAGCTGGGGGCTCTGGGTCAGGCGCTGGCGGGCTACAACGAGGCGATCGCCGCCTACGACCGCGAGGCGGCGCACCTGAACGAATCCATCGCGGCGATCCGCGCCGGCAAGCTGGTCGAGGGCCTGATCGACCGCAACCCCGGCGACGAGATGGGCTGGTTCTGGACGCTGCGGGAGCTGCCCGAACTGCCGCACGCCGGGCATCTGGCGCAGGTGCTGGCGGAACACGAATTCCAGGAGGCCTTCAAGAACTACCGCGACCTGCGTTTCCTGTCCAACAACCTGCAGCACTGGGCCGACAACCTCGGCGTGTTCGGCGACATGCTCGCCAACCGGCGCCAGGCGTTCGCGCAGCGGTTGACGCAGGTCCAGGCGGGCGCCAAGGCGAACGAGAGCGGGCTCGACGCGGTTCAGCAGCGTCGCGACGCGCTGGCCGGCGACCTGGCGCGCGCCGAATCGCAGGCCGACGGTGTGGCCTTCGCCGATGCGCGGCAGCGCGAGTTGCTGACCCGCATCGACGACGTGCGTGCTGCGCTGAAGGCGCAGGCCGGCGACCCGCAGTTCGCGACGGCGCCCGACCGGGTCCGGCTCGCCGCCGGGGCGCTGAGCTGGCAGCTGGCGCAGGACTACCCGGCGCGCGTGTGGGAGGCGAAGAAGGCGCTGCAGACCATCGACAGCGAGCTGGCCGAGGCGCGCCGCCGCGACACCGCACTCGCCCAGGCGCAGCGCGACGAGCCGGTGCGGTTCGGGAGTTTCGACGGGCGCATCGCCGAGCTCGACCGCCGCATCCAGGCGCTGATCCCGCGCGTCGCCGCGCTGAGCCGCGAACAGCAGCAGGTGGTGCAGGACATCGCGGTGGCGGCGCTGACGCGCCAGCAGGAGCGCCTGACGGCCTACCTCACCCAGGCCCGCTTCGCAGTCGCTCAGCTGCATGACCGTGCCACCCTGGCCAAGGAGACCGACCGTGCGTCCGCGCAGTAGCCGTCGCTTGCTGCTGCCGCTGCTGATCGCCGGCGGGCTGGGTGCATGCGCCGGCAAGCGCAGCGGCACGCCCGACGACGAACCGACGCTGCGCAGCCTGGCCGGCCGCGAGATCCGTGTGCAGCAGGACGCCGGCATCGCGGGCAGCGAGGAGCAGGCGATCGCGGCCTACCGCAAGTTCCTCGAGGTGGCGCCCGGTGCACCGCAGCGCGCCGAAGCGATGCGACGCCTCGGCGACCTGGAGATGGAGAGCGCCGACAAGCGCAGCGTCGAGGCCACCGCGACCAGCGGGCCCGATTACCGCGCCGCCATCGCCAGCTACCAGGGCTATCTGAAGGCCTATCCCAAGGACCCGGGCAACGACCGCGTGCTCTACCAGCTCGCGCGCGCCCAGGAGCAGGGCGGTGAACTGGAAGTGGCGCTCAAGACCCTCGACCGGCTGGTGCAGGACTACCCGCAGACCGCCTACCGCGACGAGGCCCATTTCCGCCGTGGCGAGCTGCTGTTCACGGTGCGGGACTACGCGAAGGCCGAGCAGGCCTACGGGACCGTGCTCGCCGGCGACGAGGAGGGCCCCTACCAGGGACGCGCGCTGTACATGCAGGGTTGGTCGCGTTTCAAGCAGGGGCGGCTCGAGGAGGCCCTGAGCCCGTTCTTCGGTGTGCTCGACCTGACGCTGGGTGATCTCGAAGGCGACGACGACCTGGACAGCCTGGCCGACCTGAGCCGCGCCGACCGTGAGCTCGTCGAGGACACGTTCCGCGTCGCCAGCCTGTGCCTGCAGAACCTGCAGGGCGCCGAATCCATCCCG is drawn from Methylibium petroleiphilum PM1 and contains these coding sequences:
- a CDS encoding tetratricopeptide repeat protein: MGSRSFLSRATKRLLATAAFAALLPAGGALAAEPQPQRVIKDPHYGDTLFHFFQDHYFTSITTLMTSQHFDRVPAHADDAEVLRGGLLLSYGLHREAGEIFAQLIEKGASPAVRDRAWYYLAKIRYQRGFLAEAEQAIDRVENHLPPALEDDRGLLKANLLMARGDHAGAAAVLNGMAKRPGAGQYARFNLGVALVRSGDTAGGSALLDEIGRAPQPDEEFRTLRDKANVALGFAALQDERAEAARGYLERVRLESLHANKALLGFGWAAAALKQPAKALVPWTELAQRDGSDAAVLEGRIALPYAYAELGALGQALAGYNEAIAAYDREAAHLNESIAAIRAGKLVEGLIDRNPGDEMGWFWTLRELPELPHAGHLAQVLAEHEFQEAFKNYRDLRFLSNNLQHWADNLGVFGDMLANRRQAFAQRLTQVQAGAKANESGLDAVQQRRDALAGDLARAESQADGVAFADARQRELLTRIDDVRAALKAQAGDPQFATAPDRVRLAAGALSWQLAQDYPARVWEAKKALQTIDSELAEARRRDTALAQAQRDEPVRFGSFDGRIAELDRRIQALIPRVAALSREQQQVVQDIAVAALTRQQERLTAYLTQARFAVAQLHDRATLAKETDRASAQ